In the Flagellimonas sp. MMG031 genome, one interval contains:
- a CDS encoding AbrB/MazE/SpoVT family DNA-binding domain-containing protein yields the protein METSIIKIGNSKGLRLSKTILKKYNIKDKVELILEEEQIILKPIALPRKNWEKEFKKMSENGDDKLLMNDVFDDESLEEWN from the coding sequence ATGGAAACATCAATAATCAAAATAGGAAATTCAAAAGGACTTCGTTTAAGCAAGACCATTTTGAAAAAATATAATATTAAGGACAAGGTGGAACTTATTCTTGAAGAAGAACAAATCATTCTCAAACCCATCGCTTTGCCACGCAAAAATTGGGAGAAAGAATTTAAGAAAATGAGTGAAAACGGGGACGATAAATTACTTATGAACGATGTGTTCGATGACGAAAGCCTTGAGGAATGGAATTAA
- a CDS encoding type II toxin-antitoxin system PemK/MazF family toxin — protein sequence MELKQYAVVLVNLDPTIGSEIKKTRPCVIISPNEMNKYLNTIVLAPMTTNLKKYPTRVAVKHNEKKGMIAIDQIRTVDKIRIFKVFETLSKSEIEKCKEVIKETFVD from the coding sequence ATGGAATTAAAGCAATACGCAGTCGTTCTTGTCAACCTTGACCCGACCATCGGAAGCGAGATAAAAAAAACAAGACCGTGCGTCATCATTTCGCCAAATGAAATGAACAAATACCTGAATACTATCGTCCTTGCTCCCATGACAACCAACCTTAAAAAGTATCCAACACGAGTTGCCGTAAAACACAACGAAAAAAAGGGAATGATTGCCATTGACCAGATACGGACAGTGGACAAAATCCGAATCTTTAAGGTTTTTGAAACTCTTTCAAAATCCGAAATTGAAAAATGTAAGGAGGTTATCAAAGAAACTTTTGTGGACTAA
- a CDS encoding type II toxin-antitoxin system RelE/ParE family toxin, translated as MIVSFGSKETEMIWNGVRVKKIPIEIQNVGRRKLRMLNNSQDTLDLRVPPSNRLEKLSGNLKDFYSIRINKQWRIIFKWNSGNASEVEIIDYH; from the coding sequence ATGATTGTCTCATTTGGCTCGAAAGAAACCGAAATGATTTGGAACGGTGTCCGAGTTAAAAAAATACCAATTGAAATTCAGAATGTTGGACGTCGGAAATTGAGGATGCTCAACAACTCGCAAGACACTTTGGATTTGAGAGTTCCGCCTTCCAACCGACTTGAAAAATTGTCCGGAAATCTAAAGGACTTTTACAGTATTCGAATCAACAAACAATGGCGAATCATCTTTAAATGGAACAGCGGTAACGCAAGCGAAGTGGAAATTATCGACTATCACTAA
- a CDS encoding HigA family addiction module antitoxin: protein MEKLANIHPGEVLNLEFLEPLEISAYRLSKDLKIPQTRISEIIKGRRRVTADTALRLGKYFGNSAKFWLGLQDDFDIEEEREEKKAELDSIEKFDNKSVA from the coding sequence ATGGAAAAGTTGGCCAACATACATCCCGGAGAAGTTTTGAATTTGGAATTTCTGGAACCACTGGAAATTTCGGCATACCGTCTTTCAAAAGACTTAAAAATACCCCAAACTAGAATTTCTGAGATTATCAAGGGACGTCGCAGAGTAACAGCGGATACAGCACTTCGACTAGGTAAGTATTTCGGAAACTCAGCTAAGTTTTGGCTAGGATTGCAAGATGATTTCGACATCGAAGAAGAGCGAGAGGAAAAGAAAGCGGAACTGGATAGCATTGAAAAGTTTGACAATAAAAGTGTTGCCTGA
- the kdsA gene encoding 3-deoxy-8-phosphooctulonate synthase, translating into MDITKIPQLKHTDSNNFFLLAGPCAIEGEDMAMRIAEKVVAITDKLQIPYVFKGSFKKANRSRIDSFTGIGDEKALKILKKVSDTFGVPTITDIHEISDAAMAAEYVDVLQIPAFLVRQTDLVVAAAETGKVVNLKKGQFMSPESMKHAVAKVIDSGNEQVWITDRGTMFGYQDMIVDFRGVPTMKQYAPVVLDVTHSLQQPNQSSGVTGGRPALIGTMARAGIAAGVDGLFMETHFDPANAKSDGANMLDLSLLEKLLTDLTAIRKTINSL; encoded by the coding sequence ATGGACATCACTAAAATCCCACAACTAAAACATACGGACAGCAATAACTTTTTCTTGTTGGCAGGCCCCTGTGCCATAGAGGGCGAAGATATGGCCATGCGCATAGCGGAAAAGGTGGTCGCCATTACGGACAAGCTACAAATCCCTTATGTGTTCAAAGGAAGTTTTAAAAAAGCCAACCGTAGCCGGATTGATTCCTTTACCGGAATTGGTGATGAAAAAGCCTTAAAGATTTTGAAAAAGGTATCGGACACCTTTGGTGTTCCTACCATTACGGATATCCATGAAATTTCTGATGCAGCCATGGCGGCGGAATATGTGGATGTGCTCCAGATTCCCGCCTTTTTGGTGCGACAGACGGATTTGGTGGTGGCCGCTGCCGAAACGGGCAAGGTGGTCAATTTAAAGAAAGGGCAATTTATGAGCCCCGAAAGCATGAAACATGCCGTGGCCAAAGTCATTGACTCGGGCAATGAGCAAGTTTGGATAACGGACCGTGGCACCATGTTCGGGTATCAGGATATGATTGTGGATTTTCGCGGTGTTCCCACGATGAAGCAATACGCTCCCGTGGTGTTGGATGTGACCCATTCCCTTCAACAGCCCAACCAATCTTCCGGGGTAACGGGCGGTAGGCCTGCCCTCATAGGCACTATGGCCCGAGCGGGCATTGCAGCGGGTGTGGACGGCCTTTTTATGGAAACCCATTTTGACCCAGCCAATGCGAAGAGTGATGGCGCCAATATGCTGGATTTAAGTTTATTGGAGAAATTATTGACTGATTTAACGGCCATCCGAAAGACCATTAATTCACTATAA
- a CDS encoding DUF1801 domain-containing protein produces the protein MNPAEDYIINQKEPFRSILLHLKAVIESVVPQVDMKYKWNIPCFYAGKQPICYLNVSPKKRYVDIAFWNSAHLTLHLDKMVTENRKVVKSLRYATLEEIDQEVLVDVLQECYAQKHKGFYKR, from the coding sequence ATGAATCCAGCTGAAGACTATATTATCAACCAAAAAGAACCTTTTAGAAGCATTTTATTGCACCTAAAAGCGGTGATCGAATCAGTAGTGCCTCAAGTGGATATGAAGTATAAATGGAATATTCCTTGTTTTTATGCGGGGAAGCAACCCATTTGCTACTTGAATGTTTCCCCAAAAAAACGCTATGTGGACATCGCATTTTGGAACTCGGCCCATTTGACCTTGCATTTGGACAAAATGGTCACGGAGAACCGAAAAGTGGTCAAATCCCTACGGTATGCTACCTTGGAAGAAATCGACCAAGAGGTGTTGGTGGACGTATTGCAGGAATGTTACGCCCAAAAGCACAAAGGTTTTTATAAACGATAA
- a CDS encoding DUF808 family protein: protein MASGFFAVLDDISALMDDVATMSKVATKKTAGILGDDLAVNAEKATGFLASREIPVLWAITKGSFLNKLIILPVAFLLSAYLPTAITIILILGGIYLAYEGAEKVYEYLFHRKEEEQYDDPTEVPEEELPELEKKKIKQAIITDFILSVEIVIIALSTVVNETLTIQIVTVSVVALLATVGVYGIVALIVRMDDYGYRLINLNERTDSFSDKVGLVLVNALPKIIKGLSVVGTLALLLVSGGIFNHNINFFHHLVPSWPTMLKEFVLGLAIGLVAVLLMQLVKKLFKRK, encoded by the coding sequence ATGGCTTCTGGATTTTTTGCAGTATTGGATGATATCTCCGCCCTCATGGACGATGTGGCGACCATGAGCAAGGTGGCGACCAAAAAAACAGCGGGCATTTTGGGCGACGACCTGGCCGTAAATGCAGAGAAAGCGACAGGCTTTTTGGCCAGCAGGGAGATTCCCGTGCTTTGGGCCATAACAAAAGGCTCTTTTTTGAACAAATTGATCATTCTCCCCGTGGCTTTTTTGCTTAGTGCCTATTTGCCCACAGCCATCACCATCATTCTTATACTTGGCGGTATTTATTTGGCTTATGAAGGAGCGGAAAAGGTATACGAGTACCTGTTCCATCGAAAGGAGGAAGAGCAGTATGACGACCCCACGGAAGTTCCAGAGGAGGAATTGCCCGAGCTGGAAAAGAAAAAAATCAAACAGGCCATCATTACAGATTTTATCCTCTCTGTGGAAATTGTCATAATTGCATTGAGTACCGTGGTCAATGAAACCCTGACCATACAAATCGTGACGGTTTCCGTGGTGGCGCTGTTGGCCACTGTTGGCGTGTATGGTATTGTGGCATTGATCGTCCGGATGGATGATTATGGCTATCGACTCATCAACCTAAACGAGCGAACGGATAGTTTTTCGGATAAGGTAGGCCTAGTGTTGGTCAATGCACTTCCCAAGATCATTAAAGGATTGTCCGTTGTAGGTACCTTGGCCTTGCTCTTGGTATCGGGTGGAATTTTTAACCATAACATCAACTTTTTCCATCATTTAGTTCCTTCATGGCCCACCATGTTAAAGGAATTTGTACTGGGATTGGCGATTGGTCTTGTGGCCGTGCTGTTGATGCAGTTGGTGAAGAAATTGTTCAAACGTAAGTAA
- a CDS encoding small multi-drug export protein, producing the protein MHIDLLIAALWSLSPFGEAKVGIPYGIYQGANEYLVFIVCFGANVLVFPLMMFFLEYINRHLIKWRFYKKSAVFVGQRAKKGSGKKIQRFGFLGIVLFVMIPFPGTGVYAGSIAAYLFKMKKREAFAANTIGIFFSSLIIWAATLLSMEGA; encoded by the coding sequence TTGCATATCGATTTACTCATAGCGGCACTTTGGAGCCTTTCCCCCTTCGGAGAGGCAAAAGTTGGTATACCCTACGGGATTTATCAAGGTGCCAATGAATATCTGGTGTTTATCGTTTGCTTTGGAGCCAATGTACTGGTGTTTCCCCTCATGATGTTCTTTCTGGAATACATCAACCGTCACTTGATCAAATGGCGATTTTATAAAAAGTCGGCCGTTTTTGTTGGGCAACGTGCCAAAAAGGGCTCTGGAAAAAAGATACAGCGCTTTGGTTTTTTGGGGATTGTACTTTTTGTGATGATACCTTTCCCGGGAACCGGAGTCTATGCCGGGAGTATTGCCGCCTATCTTTTTAAAATGAAGAAGCGCGAAGCCTTTGCAGCCAATACCATCGGAATCTTCTTTTCTTCCTTGATCATTTGGGCAGCCACTTTGTTGTCCATGGAAGGCGCTTAA
- a CDS encoding NAD(P)-dependent oxidoreductase, with amino-acid sequence MKFGIIRERKNPPDRRVVLSPAECQNVLSKYPAAEINVESSPIRVFSDSEYTEKGIPVVTDMDSCDVLLGVKEVPIDALIPNKKYFFFSHTIKKQPYNRDLLRAILEKNIELYDHEVITNSKGARLVAFGRYAGIVGAYNGFRAYGLKYDRYQLPKAESLLDQQALIAELKKIQLPNIKILLTGRGRVGNGAKEMLDAMGLREVSSNEYLTTNFQEPVYCQIDVSYYVKRKDGIKGNKADFFQNPGEYRSDFFRYAKVTDFYIAGHFYGDGAPYLYTREDAKHPDFKIKVVADISCDIDGPVASTIRPSTIAEPIYGYDPETESETDFKADNAIAVMAVDNLPCELPRDASVGFGEAFSKLVIPSFFNSDKDGILHRARMTQNGKLTPRYAYLQDYVDGQE; translated from the coding sequence ATGAAGTTCGGAATCATCAGGGAGCGCAAAAATCCGCCCGATCGTAGGGTGGTCCTGTCACCAGCAGAATGCCAAAATGTCCTTTCCAAATACCCAGCCGCCGAAATTAACGTGGAATCTTCCCCAATTCGGGTGTTTTCGGACAGTGAATATACCGAAAAAGGTATCCCTGTGGTAACCGATATGGATTCCTGCGATGTACTGCTCGGCGTAAAGGAAGTCCCTATCGATGCACTGATTCCCAACAAAAAATACTTTTTCTTTTCCCATACCATCAAAAAGCAGCCCTATAATCGGGACTTGCTAAGAGCCATTTTGGAAAAGAACATCGAATTGTACGACCACGAGGTCATCACCAATTCCAAAGGGGCAAGATTGGTGGCCTTTGGCCGGTATGCCGGTATCGTTGGTGCCTATAACGGCTTTAGGGCCTATGGTCTTAAATACGACCGCTACCAATTGCCCAAGGCCGAATCACTTTTGGACCAACAAGCGCTGATTGCGGAACTCAAGAAAATACAACTGCCCAATATCAAAATATTGCTTACCGGAAGAGGACGCGTGGGCAACGGCGCCAAAGAAATGTTGGACGCCATGGGATTGAGGGAGGTTTCTTCGAACGAATATCTGACAACTAATTTTCAAGAACCTGTGTACTGCCAAATCGATGTTTCCTACTATGTGAAACGCAAGGATGGGATAAAAGGTAACAAAGCCGATTTTTTTCAAAATCCAGGAGAGTATCGGTCCGACTTTTTTCGCTACGCCAAGGTTACCGATTTTTATATTGCTGGGCATTTTTATGGGGATGGCGCACCCTACCTGTACACACGCGAAGATGCCAAACATCCCGATTTTAAGATAAAAGTAGTGGCCGATATCAGTTGCGATATCGATGGTCCCGTGGCCAGTACCATTCGTCCCTCCACCATAGCGGAGCCCATTTACGGCTATGACCCGGAAACCGAATCGGAAACAGATTTTAAGGCAGATAATGCCATTGCCGTAATGGCCGTGGACAACCTTCCCTGCGAGTTGCCACGGGATGCCAGCGTTGGTTTTGGAGAAGCCTTCTCCAAACTCGTTATCCCTTCCTTTTTTAACAGCGATAAGGATGGCATTCTCCATAGGGCCCGAATGACCCAAAATGGCAAGCTGACCCCCCGCTACGCCTACCTTCAGGATTATGTGGACGGACAAGAGTGA
- a CDS encoding flavin reductase has protein sequence MQYSNKDILELDRVVRLKIINSITGIKPANLIGTMDGNQTTNLAVFSSVVHLGSQPPLLGFVARPKTEDSGHTLRNIEENGMYTINHIHPDFIERAHYTSAKFDRGVSEFKRCGFTEEYIQNFGAPFVKESTIKMGMHLKDMIPIPMNGTTLVIGEIAHLILPDAAMESGDIDLEQLQSTGISGLNSYYQLKKVAQYPYVRVEEVPDFKKQKNL, from the coding sequence ATGCAGTATTCAAATAAAGATATTTTGGAGCTGGACCGAGTGGTTCGTCTCAAGATCATTAATTCCATAACCGGAATCAAACCCGCCAATCTCATTGGTACCATGGATGGAAATCAAACCACCAACTTGGCCGTTTTCAGTTCGGTGGTGCATTTGGGAAGTCAGCCGCCTCTATTGGGTTTTGTGGCCAGGCCCAAAACTGAAGATTCTGGGCATACGCTGCGGAATATTGAAGAAAATGGCATGTACACCATTAACCATATCCATCCAGATTTTATCGAACGGGCCCATTATACCTCCGCCAAATTTGATCGCGGTGTCTCCGAGTTCAAGCGATGTGGATTCACGGAGGAATATATTCAAAATTTCGGAGCTCCCTTTGTAAAGGAAAGCACAATTAAAATGGGAATGCACTTAAAGGATATGATTCCTATTCCTATGAACGGGACAACCTTGGTTATCGGTGAGATAGCCCATCTTATTTTGCCAGATGCAGCTATGGAATCTGGCGATATTGATTTGGAACAACTACAGAGCACCGGTATTTCGGGTCTTAACAGCTATTACCAACTTAAAAAAGTGGCGCAATATCCGTATGTAAGGGTAGAAGAGGTGCCTGATTTTAAAAAACAAAAAAACCTGTAA
- a CDS encoding glycosyl hydrolase family 17 protein: MSYRKEHQFSLSKAGYTDGLGLDLYKITEKELRELWLETVQSGMHGLCFSIYEDGQSPGDIISKEQVKRRMQIIRPYTQWVRSFSCIEGNEHVPVVAKELGMKTLVGAWLGSDMELNAKEVEGLIKLAKEGYVDIAAVGNEVMYRGDLTEEQLLEYIHTVKKALPDVTVGYVDAYYEFSHRPNITNACDVILSNCYPYWEGCPIEYSLNHMQQMYGQASDAGQGKKVIITETGWPSQGEGLKGAHPSAANAMKYFIDTQVWSQKNNIEVFYFSSFDEAWKIGDEGDVGAYWGLWDKDGKLKF, from the coding sequence ATGTCATACAGAAAGGAACATCAATTTTCGTTGTCCAAAGCCGGGTATACCGACGGTTTGGGACTGGATTTGTATAAAATAACCGAAAAGGAGCTTAGGGAGCTATGGTTGGAAACAGTGCAGAGCGGAATGCACGGGCTTTGCTTCAGTATCTATGAGGACGGACAAAGTCCCGGTGATATTATTTCCAAGGAACAGGTTAAACGGAGGATGCAAATCATAAGGCCATATACCCAATGGGTGCGCTCGTTTTCCTGTATTGAAGGGAATGAACATGTTCCCGTAGTAGCCAAAGAATTGGGCATGAAAACCTTGGTAGGTGCTTGGTTGGGCTCGGATATGGAACTGAACGCCAAAGAAGTGGAAGGTCTCATTAAACTGGCCAAGGAAGGTTACGTGGATATCGCTGCAGTAGGCAACGAGGTCATGTATCGAGGTGATTTGACGGAGGAGCAATTGCTGGAATACATCCACACGGTAAAAAAGGCACTCCCGGATGTCACCGTGGGTTATGTGGATGCCTACTATGAGTTTTCCCACAGACCGAATATTACCAACGCCTGCGATGTCATTCTTTCCAATTGCTATCCCTATTGGGAAGGCTGCCCCATTGAATATTCCTTGAACCACATGCAACAAATGTATGGTCAGGCCTCGGATGCAGGTCAGGGAAAAAAAGTGATCATTACCGAAACAGGATGGCCTAGTCAAGGTGAAGGACTCAAGGGAGCGCATCCCTCTGCGGCAAATGCCATGAAGTATTTTATTGATACCCAAGTCTGGTCACAAAAAAACAATATCGAGGTCTTCTATTTTTCTTCTTTTGATGAAGCTTGGAAAATTGGTGACGAAGGTGATGTGGGTGCGTATTGGGGATTGTGGGACAAGGACGGGAAACTTAAATTCTAA
- a CDS encoding MFS transporter: MEIVKKLSKDKVPVGQKAAFGAGHFILNILPGTLGVFIQFFLLTAWGVDPLWAGLLGGLPRIFDAITDPIMGFISDNTKSKYGRRRPYIFLGAIISGVLFFLMWQLDDNASQTYIIWHVMVIQILFLVGNTMFATPLVGLGYEMTSDYNERTRLMSFANSMGQIAWMIVPWLYVIIPDSNTFNTQTEGVRTMALIVGTMCVVFGILPALFCKGIDAAHMENRKEINFKTLWSNMKELFRGIVQVSKNKPFMKLCGATFLVFNGFQLVAAFGVFIIVFYMYSGSYEMAGTWPAWFNTINAMITAFLVIPIITKMSNKWGKKRAFIISTALSVVGYLLKWWGFDKELNNQFNETGFGKSLTAGVGSLFEYLNPILNDVGMSWFSINPDNDIPWLIFVPIPLFAFGMGGLFTLMMSMTADVCDLDELENGMPRKEGTFGAIYWWMVKLGQAIALVLGGVILKIVGFDPNITEQTLETMNRLRIADIIIPSSTAALAIWVMWKYSLSEQRAKEIKEQLVARRGEL; encoded by the coding sequence ATGGAAATCGTAAAAAAACTTTCAAAGGACAAAGTCCCGGTAGGGCAAAAGGCCGCTTTTGGGGCAGGTCATTTCATCTTAAATATCCTACCGGGTACGCTGGGAGTGTTCATACAGTTCTTTTTGTTGACCGCATGGGGGGTAGACCCCTTGTGGGCCGGACTTTTAGGAGGTTTACCGCGAATTTTTGATGCGATTACCGACCCTATTATGGGATTCATTTCGGACAATACAAAATCAAAATATGGAAGACGCCGACCTTACATTTTCTTAGGAGCCATCATCAGTGGTGTGCTTTTCTTTTTAATGTGGCAGTTGGATGATAATGCCTCCCAAACGTACATTATCTGGCATGTTATGGTCATTCAAATACTGTTTTTGGTTGGAAATACCATGTTTGCCACCCCATTGGTGGGTCTGGGCTATGAAATGACCTCCGATTACAACGAACGCACGAGGTTAATGAGTTTTGCCAACAGTATGGGTCAGATTGCATGGATGATTGTTCCATGGCTTTATGTCATCATTCCTGACTCCAATACCTTCAACACACAGACAGAGGGCGTAAGGACCATGGCATTGATAGTGGGGACCATGTGTGTGGTGTTCGGTATCCTGCCTGCTCTGTTCTGTAAGGGGATTGATGCGGCCCACATGGAAAACAGAAAAGAAATCAATTTTAAAACCTTGTGGTCCAATATGAAAGAACTGTTCAGGGGTATAGTGCAGGTTTCGAAAAACAAGCCCTTTATGAAGTTGTGCGGTGCGACATTCCTGGTTTTTAACGGTTTCCAATTGGTAGCCGCCTTCGGGGTTTTTATCATCGTGTTCTACATGTACAGTGGGAGCTACGAAATGGCAGGCACTTGGCCAGCTTGGTTCAATACCATTAATGCGATGATCACAGCGTTTTTGGTGATACCCATTATCACTAAAATGTCCAACAAATGGGGTAAAAAGAGAGCTTTCATCATTTCTACCGCATTGTCGGTTGTTGGTTATCTTTTAAAGTGGTGGGGATTTGATAAAGAACTGAACAATCAATTCAATGAAACAGGCTTTGGTAAAAGCTTGACTGCGGGAGTAGGGTCACTTTTTGAGTACCTAAACCCTATATTGAACGATGTAGGAATGTCTTGGTTCTCCATCAACCCCGATAACGATATCCCATGGCTCATCTTTGTACCCATACCTTTATTTGCCTTCGGAATGGGGGGACTCTTTACCTTGATGATGTCCATGACCGCCGATGTATGCGATTTGGATGAATTGGAAAATGGTATGCCACGTAAGGAAGGCACCTTTGGTGCCATTTATTGGTGGATGGTGAAACTCGGACAGGCCATTGCCCTAGTGTTGGGCGGTGTTATCCTAAAAATCGTGGGCTTTGACCCGAATATTACAGAACAGACTTTGGAAACCATGAACCGACTGAGGATTGCCGACATCATTATACCGTCATCCACGGCCGCACTTGCCATTTGGGTGATGTGGAAGTACAGTTTATCCGAACAGAGAGCCAAGGAAATCAAGGAGCAGCTTGTAGCCCGAAGAGGCGAACTCTAA
- a CDS encoding glycoside hydrolase family 30 protein yields MELGKHYIWAVMIALVISCGDKEKPLEVQVVETSANGNKLAAVSMDEVVEPNAQIRILPNEKYQTITGFGGSFTEASAHLLNRMGADNRRKILEAYFGENGAKYSLTRTHINSCDFSLGNYAYANVPDDVNLEHFSIDEDRDDLVPMIKEAMSISKDGFKIIASPWTAPPWMKDNNDWRGGKLLPEYRSTWALYFSKYVEAYAMEGIPIWGITVENEPLGNDNNWESMHFTPDEMTAFVRDYLGPQLEKDGHQVKILGYDQNREHLDTWVDSMYRDESTSKYFDGTAIHWYASTYEVFPDALQYAHQKAPNKHLIQTEACVDAEVPKWKDDAWYWSKEATDWGWDWAPESEKHLHPKYVPVYRYARDIIGCLNNWVDGWVDWNMVLDRQGGPNWFENWCVAPVIVDPDQDEVYFTPLFHTLQHFSRYIRPGAFRIGFENSDETLQVTAAQNPDGSIVAVVLNQASEEKRFALSLNGASKNIRISANAIQTLTINKKPETSTKTD; encoded by the coding sequence ATGGAATTGGGAAAACACTACATATGGGCGGTTATGATAGCACTCGTTATAAGCTGTGGGGATAAAGAGAAACCCTTAGAAGTTCAAGTCGTTGAAACCTCCGCAAACGGAAATAAACTAGCTGCTGTTTCCATGGATGAAGTAGTCGAACCCAATGCACAGATCCGCATTCTTCCCAATGAAAAATACCAAACCATAACCGGTTTTGGAGGTTCTTTTACGGAAGCCTCGGCCCATTTGTTGAACCGTATGGGAGCAGATAATAGAAGGAAAATCTTAGAAGCCTATTTCGGCGAAAACGGGGCTAAATACTCATTGACCCGAACCCACATCAACTCCTGTGATTTTTCCCTTGGCAATTATGCCTACGCCAATGTCCCAGATGATGTAAACTTGGAGCATTTTTCCATTGATGAGGATAGGGACGACCTCGTGCCCATGATCAAAGAAGCCATGTCCATCTCCAAAGATGGATTCAAGATTATCGCCTCACCATGGACGGCACCGCCTTGGATGAAGGACAACAACGATTGGAGAGGGGGAAAGTTGCTGCCCGAATACAGAAGCACTTGGGCACTTTACTTTTCAAAATATGTGGAGGCTTATGCCATGGAAGGCATCCCTATCTGGGGAATTACCGTGGAGAACGAACCCTTGGGCAACGATAACAACTGGGAGAGTATGCATTTTACCCCGGATGAAATGACCGCATTTGTAAGGGATTATTTAGGGCCACAATTGGAAAAGGATGGACATCAGGTCAAAATATTGGGGTATGATCAGAATAGGGAGCATTTGGATACTTGGGTAGACAGTATGTATCGTGACGAATCCACTTCCAAATATTTTGATGGGACCGCCATACATTGGTATGCCAGCACCTACGAAGTGTTTCCAGATGCATTGCAATATGCCCATCAAAAGGCACCCAATAAACATTTGATTCAAACCGAGGCCTGTGTGGATGCCGAAGTTCCCAAATGGAAAGACGATGCTTGGTATTGGAGCAAAGAGGCAACGGATTGGGGTTGGGATTGGGCCCCTGAAAGCGAAAAACATTTACATCCCAAATACGTTCCGGTTTATCGGTATGCCCGGGATATAATCGGCTGCCTGAACAATTGGGTAGACGGTTGGGTGGATTGGAACATGGTTTTGGATAGGCAAGGAGGCCCAAATTGGTTCGAAAATTGGTGTGTGGCCCCTGTGATTGTAGATCCTGACCAGGATGAGGTTTATTTTACTCCTCTGTTCCATACGCTACAACATTTTAGTAGGTATATCCGTCCCGGAGCCTTCCGTATTGGGTTTGAGAATTCCGATGAAACCTTACAGGTAACAGCAGCACAGAATCCCGATGGGTCTATCGTTGCTGTAGTACTCAACCAAGCTTCCGAGGAGAAGCGGTTTGCGTTATCCTTGAACGGAGCGAGCAAAAATATACGTATTTCAGCCAATGCCATACAAACACTGACCATCAATAAAAAACCAGAGACAAGCACAAAAACTGACTAA